A single Aspergillus puulaauensis MK2 DNA, chromosome 7, nearly complete sequence DNA region contains:
- a CDS encoding CENP-N/CHL4 family protein (COG:S;~EggNog:ENOG410PGEK;~InterPro:IPR007902;~PFAM:PF05238;~go_process: GO:0007059 - chromosome segregation [Evidence IEA];~go_process: GO:0051382 - kinetochore assembly [Evidence IEA]), with protein sequence MARPKSIRAPTTASLPNNLRIASTTPSLVKALGKLSRQSLLDIVFQWLDDRNVKLFPPLLEGDEDENPDDDGLRPYPTEHSLNDVRNAYQELQFRKGGKREVIDRILDGDWRHGITLRQAAMVDLRYLDDHPSSLRWTALELARIGGPNTQDTPIAELSASIPRVHSSTFLKKLQEQISPLVKAHFYLARSTTQPLTFLRIFVTHSPYQNLRQAPETLTDSSRVMYVAFPDSCPYIYTSLASAAGAKANTGSAVATDARSLQRIVRDAIPKALSLPHQRYTLKPTSLTAKSLGALISLRGPGRSTNANGAFSIFADAVLEGSPVDPRPSNTVSPEEHQKQSLPASKFDQENENNVLDGNKDADADADLSSHPAKPLRRARDTDADPRASKKRKLTVQSRFGTAGTAMSSAPLDRLDARLLDPPSNQNYGDDDEGDRDASHPTLSLTFTGTDVVSGIRKLAELGIVNAERMPSWMTGEEAISVAIVRKGRVINDGG encoded by the coding sequence ATGGCACGTCCAAAATCAATCCGCGCACCTACAACCGCCAGTCTCCCAAATAACTTGCGCATCGCCTCCACCACTCCCTCGCTGGTCAAGGCCCTGGGAAAGCTATCCCGCCAATCGCTCCTGGATATCGTGTTCCAATGGCTAGATGATCGCAATGTCAAGCTATTTCCCCCTCTGTTagagggcgacgaggacgaaaatccggacgacgatggcttACGACCGTATCCAACCGAGCACTCGCTCAACGACGTTCGCAATGCGTATCAAGAATTGCAATTCAGAAAAGGCGGCAAGCGAGAGGTCATTGATCGCATCCTGGATGGGGACTGGAGACATGGGATCACGTTGCGACAGGCTGCTATGGTCGACCTCCGATACCTAGATGACCACCCGTCGAGTTTGCGCTGGACCGCGCTGGAGCTCGCGCGCATCGGCGGCCCAAACACACAGGACACACCCATCGCAGAACTCTCAGCTAGTATTCCACGCGTACACTCGTCCACTTTTCTCAAAAAGCTCCAGGAGCAAATCTCACCCTTAGTCAAAGCGCACTTCTACCTCGCGCGCTCCACCACTCAACCCCTCACCTTCCTCCGCATTTTCGTCACACACTCGCCGTACCAGAATCTCCGCCAGGCACCGGAAACCCTCACCGACTCGTCCAGAGTCATGTACGTCGCATTCCCAGACAGTTGtccatatatatacacttCTCTCGCGTCTGCCGCTGGGGCCAAGGCAAACACCGGCTCCGCCGTCGCAACAGACGCGCGAAGCCTCCAGCGCATCGTCCGAGACGCTATACCAAAAGCCCTTTCCCTCCCTCATCAACGATACACACTCAAACCTACATCCCTCACAGCAAAGAGCCTTGGGGCTCTCATCTCCCTCCGCGGCCCAGGCCGCtccaccaacgccaacggCGCATTCAGCATCTTCGCCGACGCCGTCCTCGAAGGAAGCCCCGTCGACCCACGTCCCTCCAACACCGTCTCCCCAGAAGAACACCAGAAACAATCCCTCCCAGCCTCTAAATTCGACCAAGAGAATGAAAACAATGTCCTAGATGGCAATAAGgacgccgacgccgacgccgatCTCTCCTCCCATCCAGCAAAACCACTCCGCCGCGCTAGAGATACCGACGCTGACCCGCGCGCATCCAAAAAGCGCAAACTCACCGTCCAATCCCGCTTCGGAACGGCCGGTACTGCAATGTCCTCTGCACCGCTTGACCGTCTCGACGCTAGACTCCTTGACCCTCCCAGCAATCAAAATTatggagacgacgacgagggggACCGCGATGCTTCTCATCCTACCCTCTCGCTTACATTCACCGGAACAGATGTCGTGTCTGGTATCCGGAAACTTGCGGAGCTGGGCATCGTGAATGCCGAGCGGATGCCGTCCTGGATGACGGGTGAAGAGGCCATTAGTGTAGCGATTGTGCGCAAGGGGAGGGTCATTAATGATGGTGGATGA
- a CDS encoding putative bZIP transcription factor (MetR) (COG:K;~EggNog:ENOG410PQZ4;~InterPro:IPR004827;~PFAM:PF07716;~go_function: GO:0003700 - DNA-binding transcription factor activity [Evidence IEA];~go_process: GO:0006355 - regulation of transcription, DNA-templated [Evidence IEA]): MAEYNGRRAPNFSQYLDDLNAIPSPFAVQQQQETFNLDNDLSLFTNTEFFDFDLNIPSFEPVEENKQHVKQNSDMEFLDMLGDGFGNVNNNVNDYAPQMNSMNNSSMPVQNAQYQPVPQQQAPNRLPNAHASVSQQPTSSPTSTSPSQPSISGASPASTTSPTASAPAPKRKNTQKTPAMSVEEAARVAAEEDKRRRNTAASARFRVKKKMREQTLETTVKETSEKNAALEARVTALELENQWLKNLITEKNGKSKEEGKKAESDISDMFKKFLAAQRTEGERSSGNSKIGVGTV, encoded by the exons ATGGCTGAATACAATGGGCGCCGTGCCCCCAACTTCTCGCAGTATCTGGATGATCTGAATGCCATCCCGTCGCCCTTCGCCgtacaacagcagcaagagaCGTTCAACCTGGACAATGACCTATCGCTGTTTACAAACACCGagttcttcgacttcgaccTGAACATCCCGTCGTTTGAGCCTGTGGAGGAGAACAAACAACATGTCAAGCAGAACTCTGACATGGAGTTCCTGGATATGCTCGGTG ATGGGTTTGGCAATGTCAACAACAATGTCAATGACTATGCCCCTCAGATGAACTCGATGAACAACTCGTCCATGCCAGTGCAGAATGCTCAATACCAGCCCGTGCCGCAACAACAGGCGCCGAACAGACTGCCTAATGCACATGCCTCCGTGAGCCAGCAGCCTACGTCGTCGCCGACATCGACTTCCCCGTCTCAACCTTCCATCTCTGGAGCGAGTCCCGCGTCCACCACCTCGCCAACAGCGTCTGCGCCGGCTCCGAAGCGCAAGAACACCCAAAAGACCCCCGCTATGAGCGTGGAGGAGGCTGCACGAGTTGCCGCTGAGGAGGACAAGCGCCGCCGCAACACTGCTGCCAGCGCCCGGTTCCGagtcaagaagaagatgcgcGAGCAAACATTAGAAACTACGGTCAAGGAAACTTCAGAAAAGAACGCTGCGTTGGAAGCCCGCGTCACCGCCCTCGAGCTCGAGAACCAATGGTTGAAGAACCTGATCACCGAGAAGAACGGCAAGTCCAAGGAAGAAGGCAAGAAGGCGGAAAGCGATATCTCGGATATGTTCAAGAAGTTCCTTGCTGCACAGAGGACTGAGGGCGAGCGGAGTAGCGGCAACTCCAAGATTGGTGTCGGCACAGTCTAA
- a CDS encoding uncharacterized protein (COG:S;~EggNog:ENOG410PP6V;~InterPro:IPR029063) gives MNLRTLFSKQSTNKSLVYGLDHAILNTPIPPPSMWMNLGYWKDTSDFPTACAALLDQVLITASLIDEDGHAKAHLAQKKLRLLDVGIGCGDQSLRILGYKKRDGKSSTTGVTEKGVDESKAPLFESYVGVTSLPVQAELASQRIEHHLSSPSSSDKEKVERDNTKPNSRAQIFCADAANPSSWPSELHTSLGPFQTETETQTQDGKEGETENWLLALDTLYHFHPSRTPLFKYTYSTLHASIMTFDLLLPSSPRLSLWTRLLLRLLCLFSGTPYSNFHTEEEYTALLVAAGYDIGKIVFRDISEDVFAGIAGFCQRRGEVVSAYGMGKMGKFKGAGRMFGWWARTGVVRGVVVVARV, from the exons ATGAACCTCCGCACACTGTTTAGCAAGCAATCCACCAACAAATCCCTTGTCTATGGCTTGGACCATGCAatcctcaacaccccaaTCCCGCCGCCATCCATGTGGATGAATCTCGGCTACTGGAAG GATACATCTGACTTCCCGACTGCCTGCGCGGCACTACTAGATCAGGTCCTGATTACAGCTTCGCTGATTGACGAGGATGGACACGCGAAAGCGCATCTAGCTCAGAAGAAGCTCCGTCTGTTGGACGTGGGCATTGGATGCGGAGACCAGTCCCTGAGGATACTGGGATATAAGAAACGGGATGGAAAGAGTTCAACAACTGGAGTGACAGAAAAGGGCGTCGACGAGTCGAAGGCACCGCTGTTCGAGTCCTATGTTGGCGTTACCTCTCTCCCTGTCCAGGCTGAGTTGGCGTCGCAGCGGATCGAGCACCatctctcttctccatcttcctctgaCAAGGAGAAGGTAGAACGCGACAACACCAAACCAAACTCAAGGGCTCAGATCTTCTGCGCCGACGCCGCAAACCCATCATCCTGGCCATCGGAACTCCATACCTCTCTCGGTCCATTCCaaaccgaaaccgaaacccaaacccaagatgggaaagaaggcgaaacaGAAAACTGGCTCCTAGCCCTTGACACGCTCTACCACTTCCACCCCTCGCGCACCCCGCTCTTCAAATACACCTACTCAACCCTCCACGCCAGCATCATGACcttcgacctcctcctcccctcttcCCCGCGTCTATCCCTCTGGACGCGTCTCCTCCTGCgtctcctctgcctcttcagCGGGACACCTTACTCCAATTTCCACACAGAGGAGGAATACACCGCGCTCCTTGTTGCTGCGGGGTATGATATTGGGAAGATTGTGTTCAGGGATATCTCGGAGGATGTGTTTGCGGGTATTGCGGGGTTTTGTCAGCGAAGGGGTGAGGTGGTGAGTGCGTATGGCATGGGGAAAATGGGGAAGTTTAAGGGGGCGGGGAGGATGTTTGGGTGGTGGGCTAGGACGGGGGTTGTTaggggggttgttgttgttgcgagGGTTTGA
- a CDS encoding uncharacterized protein (COG:S;~EggNog:ENOG410PNYT) — MATADGPARVHDRNGRRRPFASWMKRLASLKNSTDSPSTRWSNKRNGMSKTKNRGIKNNPYPLSGNPQLAQQYTSDRASSSHISEDQSRCRSHSHSEPSITYSGYENQVPTTGAKSAAPTISTNGETALSEAAYSKAGTMATVGGGVSTNGGGEGSTFSSPAPSVRSLATTLTTVQSAAPSTHIYNTQNPQYQGHHHSHASSSGTQQVQFSQPFPPSPATAVPPHLAPHGNSVTYSGATANNILTDNASILTLASSSKRRRRNSLDTNASVRALAPSSVFGGSRESLPLSVLSGVGEASNTSVLNAPGVLSRPSLVGLASAERASVYSSSGTGPNGERGSFYANKQSPVAGDGASIRSAGHSHARQDSNTASISGVATQPIQPGRISRRSSGWGEITGDDESVEEKTETREEDKEEEENKEATKTTDQN; from the exons ATGGCCACAGCTGATGGCCCTGCCCGGGTGCATG ACCGCAACGGACGCCGGCGCCCGTTCGCAAGCTGGATGAAGCGACTAGCGAGTCTGAAAAACTCAACCGACTCACCCTCTACCCGTTGGTCCAACAAGCGCAATGGAATGTCCAAAACGAAGAACCGAGGCATCAAGAACAACCCGTATCCCTTGTCCGGGAACCCTCAACTTGCCCAGCAATACACCAGCGAccgcgcttcttcctcccatATCAGTGAAGACCAAAGTCGATGCCGATCCCATTCCCACAGCGAACCATCTATCACCTACTCTGGATATGAAAACCAGGTGCCCACCACGGGCGCTAAATCGGCCGCGCCAACGATCTCCACGAACGGCGAGACGGCGCTTTCTGAGGCTGCATACTCGAAGGCTGGAACTATGGCGACGGTCGGTGGAGGTGTTAGCACCAATGGAGGGGGTGAAGGAAGCACATTCTCGTCTCCGGCGCCCTCTGTGCGATCGCTGGCGACCACGTTGACCACGGTGCAATCGGCGGCTCCCTCGACCCATATTTACAACACTCAAAACCCTCAATACCAAGGCCACCACCATAGCCATGCATCGAGCTCCGGCACGCAGCAAGTGCAGTTCTCCCAGCCGTTCCCTCCATCCCCAGCGACCGCCGTTCCACCTCATCTTGCCCCGCATGGCAACTCTGTCACGTACAGTGGCGCAACCGCGAACAACATCCTTACCGATAACGCTTCGATCCTAACCCTCGCCTCTTCGTCGAAGCGTCGCCGACGAAACTCCTTGGACACGAATGCCTCGGTCCGCGCTCTGGCGCCATCATCGGTATTTGGTGGAAGCCGCGAAAGTCTGCCATTGAGCGTCCTAAGCGGGGTGGGCGAGGCGTCGAACACATCCGTCCTCAACGCCCCTGGTGTTCTTAGCCGACCGAGTCTCGTCGGACTGGCTAGTGCAGAACGAGCAAGCGTCTATTCGTCGTCTGGCACTGGACCTAACGGCGAACGCGGCAGTTTCTACGCCAACAAACAAAGTCCCGTGGCTGGCGACGGTGCCAGTATCAGAAGTGCCGGCCACTCGCATGCGCGCCAGGACAGCAACACCGCCAGCATTTCGGGTGTCGCGACACAACCCATCCAACCTGGCCGAATCAGCCGACGCAGCTCGGGATGGGGAGAGATTACAGGCGATGACGAAAGCGTCGAAGAGAAGACGGAGACCAGAGAGGAGGacaaggaagaggaagagaacaaggaagCGACTAAAACCACGGACCAGAACTAA
- the MLH3 gene encoding putative DNA mismatch repair protein (Mlh3) (COG:L;~EggNog:ENOG410PHBW;~InterPro:IPR014790,IPR042121,IPR042120,IPR036890, IPR028830,IPR038973,IPR037198;~PFAM:PF13589,PF08676;~go_component: GO:0032300 - mismatch repair complex [Evidence IEA];~go_function: GO:0005524 - ATP binding [Evidence IEA];~go_function: GO:0016887 - ATPase activity [Evidence IEA];~go_process: GO:0006298 - mismatch repair [Evidence IEA]), whose amino-acid sequence MNVHKIQPLPHEVATKIKSSTSITNLNGVIVELVKNAIDANAQTVFVTVDYRRGGCVVEDDGNGIIPAEFESDGGLGKAYHTSKFNQDSQVHGRKGCFLASLSALALLTLTSHHVQHASTNTVMFHQSVTVARLSPAPRHHALKFSDHGTRVTVNDLFGNMPVRVKNRALTLQKTDELDRQWDDLKNLLISLVISNNSLSKVAVSDTDKQRKLTIRPRRGSPADGELDLVRLSSILSQAGLDTGNTTKWHAVSATVPHLTIHAALSLVPSPSKKVQFISLGADPVHSHNQTNILYSEVNRLFSMSDFGTTGRVPFASNTSTTQADSRNSGAVNKWPMFYIRIESVDGTLAKNDQELPESDRSLQRILDILTLMINEYLKAHNMRPRGGKRQGEPSAQQAEIGRESQRRALRTSTIEFTGKELKLPSFSRPGVSGNFGSWSRIKSGNSHAHGPTPDKSPLASDRLELDDKDMHPPTPTQGLILESTITDKRPQTTVQDNAVDIQGKECGDTVIPWVDPYTGISHWVNSRTGQSVNVRPSAASVLSHRPKSTGSLMTTRILDTQKRPASAVPGTQNMWFENLLGNWRNPVFGRSERPINALDTEPEHEPSANKSAHNFHERCGLDGFGASKYRGKLRKQDLKTARVMGQVDRKFILVEMVSRDHTSTLVLIDQHAADERCRIERLSQELFDSSLKAVRTIEVDPVTIDIPVAEAALFRRQVEYFKSWGIDYVVSQPPRSGRASISVSMLPTLIAERCRTEPEQLINIVRAETWKRTENGRVHPHVPFPDPGHSEDWVGRLSECPQGILNLLNSRACRTAIMFNDALTIGECMNLVKRLATCVFPFQCAHGRPSMVPLVDLHDSVAHGSNGDGGPGEVDVGFTAAFKRWQHDSPA is encoded by the exons ATGAATGTCCACAAAATCCAGCCACTCCCACACGAAGTGGCTACTaaaatcaaatcatcaacGTCCATAACGAATTTGAATGGCGTAATTGTGGAACTGGTCAAGAATGCTATAGATGCAAACGCCCAGACCGTTTTTGTTACCGTCGACTACCGACGGGGAGGGTGCGTTGTGGAAGACGATGGGAATGGAATCATCCCAGCTGAGTTCGAGAGTGACGGGGGCTTGGGGAAGGCCTATC ATACTTCAAAATTCAATCAGGACTCCCAAGTTCATGGCAGAAAGGGGTGTTTTCTGGCTTCACTATCTGCACTAGCGCTGTTGACCTTAACTTCCCATCATGTCCAACATGCAAGTACAAACACTGTTATGTTCCATCAATCTGTCACTGTTGCACGGCTTAGCCCAGCGCCCAGACACCACGCTTTGAAGTTCAGTGACCATGGAACGCGCGTCACAGTTAATGACCTTTTTGGGAATATGCCTGTTCGAGTGAAGAACCGTGCATTGACCCTGCAGAAGACGGATGAGTTAGACAGACAGTGGGATGATTTGAAGAATCTGCTGATCTCGCTTGTCATTTCGAATAACAGTCTCTCGAAAGTTGCAGTTTCTGATACCGACAAACAACGAAAGTTAACAATCCGCCCTCGTCGAGGCTCTCCAGCTGATGGCGAACTGGACCTGGTACGCTTGAGCTCGATTCTGTCTCAGGCAGGCCTTGATACGGGAAACACAACAAAATGGCATGCAGTCTCGGCCACAGTCCCGCATCTTACGATTCACGCGGCACTCTCCCTGGTCCCTAGTCCCTCCAAGAAAGTCCAGTTCATATCCTTGGGGGCCGATCCTGTGCACTCGCATAATCAGACGAATATACTATACAGCGAGGTCAACCGGCTGTTTTCGATGTCTGATTTTGGAACGACTGGACGAGTCCCGTTTGCAAGCAATACGTCAACTACCCAAGCAGACAGCCGCAACTCCGGGGCCGTGAACAAGTGGCCTATGTTCTATATTCGTATCGAATCGGTCGACGGTACGCTAGCCAAAAATGACCAGGAACTACCAGAGTCGGACCGGTCGCTTCAGCGTATCTTGGATATCCTTACGCTGATGATCAACGAGTATTTGAAAGCCCACAACATGCGTCCGCGGGGTGGAAAGAGACAAGGAGAACCTTCCGCGCAGCAGGCAGAGATTGGAAGAGAATCTCAAAGACGAGCCTTGAGGACTTCTACCATCGAGTTCACAGGAAAGGAATTGAAGCTCCCATCATTTTCCCGGCCAGGCGTCAGTGGGAATTTTGGAAGCTGGTCTCGGATCAAAAGCGGGAATAGCCACGCCCATGGCCCAACCCCGGACAAGTCACCCCTGGCCTCAGACCGTCTCGAGCTGGATGATAAGGACATGCAtccaccgacaccgacgcAGGGTCTAATTTTGGAATCTACGATTACCGATAAACGTCCTCAGACAACAGTACAGGACAACGCTGTGGACATCCAGGGCAAGGAGTGCGGTGACACAGTGATTCCGTGGGTTGATCCCTACACCGGGATAAGCCACTGGGTTAACTCGCGGACTGGCCAGTCCGTCAACGTTCGGCCGTCAGCTGCCTCAGTATTGTCCCATCGACCCAAGTCAACGGGGTCTCTGATGACGACGCGGATATTGGATACCCAAAAGCGGCCGGCATCAGCTGTTCCAGGAACGCAGAATATGTGGTTTGAAAATTTGTTGGGTAATTGGAGAAACCCTGTTTTTGGTCGGTCTGAACGACCGATAAATGCCTTGGATACCGAACCAGAGCATGAACCGAGCGCCAATAAGTCGGCGCACAATTTCCACGAACGATGCGGATTGGATGGCTTCGGGGCGTCAAAATATCGCGGAAAACTACGCAAACAAGACTTGAAGACAGCCAGAGTAATGGGCCAAGTCGATCGGAAGTTTATTCTGGTGGAAATGGTATCTCGGGACCATACATCAACGCTTGTCCTTATTGACCAGCACGCAGCCGATGAGCGATGTCGAATTGAGAGACTGTCCCAGGAATTATTCGACAGCAGCCTGAAGGCTGTACGAACGATTGAGGTGGACCCGGTGACAATTGATATCCCCGTCGCCGAGGCTGCTCTGTTTAGGCGGCAGGTGGAATACTTCAAGTCGTGGGGCATCGACTACGTGGTCTCACAACCCCCGCGAAGTGGCAGGGCGTCTATTTCGGTATCAATGCTTCCGACCTTGATTGCGGAGCGATGTCGGACAGAGCCAGAGCAgctcatcaacatcgtcCGCGCCGAGACATGGAAGCGGACAGAGAATGGAAGAGTACATCCCCATGTACCATTCCCAGACCCTGGGCATTCGGAGGATTGGGTTGGACGGTTATCAGAGTGCCCACAGGGCATCCTTAACCTTCTCAACTCTCGAGCCTGCAGAACTGCCATTATGTTCAATGATGCTCTCACCATTGGGGAATGCATGAACCTGGTCAAGCGGCTGGCTACTTGCGTCTTCCCTTTCCAGTGTGCCCATGGCCGGCCATCAATGGTGCCTCTGGTGGACCTCCATGACAGCGTTGCTCATGGGTCAaacggagatggaggcccGGGCGAGGTGGATGTCGGCTTCACCGCGGCCTTCAAACGGTGGCAGCATGACAGCCCAGCTTAA